The DNA region TCGAGATGCGCCCCGAGCAGGTGCCCACCATCCAGAAGACCATCATCCGCATGTGCCGCGAGGCCGGGAAACCCGTGATCACCGCCACGCAGATGCTGGAAAGCATGATCAACCTGCCCCGCCCCACCCGCGCCGAGGCCTCGGACGTGGCGAACGCCATCTACGACGGCACCGACGCCGTGATGCTTTCCGCCGAGTCCGCGTCCGGGCAGTACCCGATCGAGGCGGTCGCCATGATGGACCGCATCGCTCGGGAAGCCGAGGCCAGCGAACATTACGCGCTGATGCAGCGCCAGCTGCTGCTGGACGCCGAACTGGCCCAGGACGCCATCGCGCACTCCGCCTGCCACATCGGGGAGAAGCTGGAGGCGTCGGCCATCGTGACCTTCACCAGCACAGGCGGCGCGGCCGTGCGTGTCAGCAAGAACCGCCCGCCGCTGGCGATCCTGGCCCTCACCCCGAACGAGCAGGTGCGCAACCAGATGACCCTGCTGTGGGGCGTGGTGCCCATGCTCAGCGAGGACCCGCACAACACCGACGACATGGTGCGCATCGCCAACGATGAACTGAAGAAGAGCCGCCTGGCGGACATTGGCGACCGGTACGTGATCACGGCCGGTGTGCCGTTTGGCGTGCGTGGTACCACGAACATGCTGCGTGTGGAACGCCTGCGCGAGGACAGCAGCCAGCAGGTCACCTACCTCTAAGCCCTGGTCATGCAGGACCGCCGCTGACCCCGAGGTGGGGTTCAGCGGCGGTTTCCTGTGGCCGCAATTCACCGACAGATGAGAACTTCTGGTCTGACGTCTCGTGATGGGACAGTCAGGTTTTTATCCACAGCGACGACGATTTCCACATCCTGCCTGTGGATAACCTGTTTGGTGGCATCTGTCTCGCCGCCACCAGCACACGGTTTTTCGTTCAGACACTTTCCACAATTCCCTGTGTATAACTTCCCGGGCCGGTCCGTTCAGATCCAAGAAGTTCGTTCAATTGTCAAGACTCCGTGAAGACCGATGGAAACAGGGTTTCTCAGCTGCTCAGGACAAGGCGGGCGAACTTATCCTTGCCTTTCTGCAGGACCAGACCCCCCTCCTTCTCCAGGTCCGTGCGCTGCACCTGCCCCTGTGGGTCCACGTACGGCTCGCCGTGCACCTTCAGACCCCGGTTCTGAATCAGCTTCCGGGCCGCGCCGTTGCTGGGCTCCAGGCCCGCCAGCACCACCAGCTTCGCCATGCTGATCCGCCCCGGGTCCACACTGTCGTCCAGCTCGGCAGCGGCCACGCTCACAGTGGGCAGGTTCTCGGGAATGCCGCCCTTCGCCACCGACCGAAAGCGGGCCTCCGCGCTGTCCAGGTCCGCGCCCGGGTGGAACCATGCGACCACCTCGCGGGCCAGTTCCCGGTGCGCCGCGACCGGATGCACCGCCAGCAGCTCCGCCATACGCTCGCCGGGCAGGTCGGTCAGCAGCGTGAAGTAGTTCTCCAGCAGCGGGTCAGGCACCTTCATCAGCTTCGCGAACATGACGTGCGGCTCGTCCGTCAGGCCGATGTAGTTGTCCAGGCTCTTGGACATCTTCTCCACGCCGTCCAGCCCCACCAGCAGCGGCAGCGTCAGCACCACCTGCGGCTCCTGCCCGTAATCCTTCTGCAGGGCCCGCCCGACCAGGTTGTTGAACAGCTGGTCCGTGCCGCCCAGCTCCACGTCCGCATTCAGGGCCACGCTGTCGTACCCCTGCGTGAGCGGGTACAGCAGCTCGTGCATGCTGACCGGCGTGCCCGCCTGAAGCCGCTTGGTGAAATCGTCCCGTTCCAGGATGCGCGCCACCGTGTACTTCGCGGTCAGGCCGATGATGTCCTTGTACCCCATCTGCTCCAGCCACTCACTGTTGTACCGGATCTCCAGCACCTCGGGCTCCTGCCGCAGGATCAGCCGGCACTGCTCCAGGTAACTCTGCGCGTTCGCCCGCGCCTCCTCCAGGCTCAGCGGCGGCCGGGTCTTGCTCTTCCCGGTCGGGTCACCGATCGTGGCGGTGAAATCCCCGATCAGCATGATCACCTTGTGCCCCAGGTCCTGGAACTGCCGCATCTTGCGCAGGATCACCGCGTGCCCCAGGTGCAGGTCCGGGCGCGTCGGGTCGGCGCCCAGCTTCACGCGCAGGGGCGCGCCCTTCTCCAGCTTGCGTCTCAGGTCCGCCTCGGACACCAGGTCCACCACGCCCCGTTTCAGGACCTCCAGCTGCTCGGCGACCGGCACGTTCCGGCGAATTTCCGTTTCCACGTTCGTCATATGCACCTCAATAGGGAAGGCGGCGTACTCGTGACTTACGAATACGCCGCCTTCAGGTTGAAATTCAGGTCACG from Deinococcus ficus includes:
- the tyrS gene encoding tyrosine--tRNA ligase encodes the protein MTNVETEIRRNVPVAEQLEVLKRGVVDLVSEADLRRKLEKGAPLRVKLGADPTRPDLHLGHAVILRKMRQFQDLGHKVIMLIGDFTATIGDPTGKSKTRPPLSLEEARANAQSYLEQCRLILRQEPEVLEIRYNSEWLEQMGYKDIIGLTAKYTVARILERDDFTKRLQAGTPVSMHELLYPLTQGYDSVALNADVELGGTDQLFNNLVGRALQKDYGQEPQVVLTLPLLVGLDGVEKMSKSLDNYIGLTDEPHVMFAKLMKVPDPLLENYFTLLTDLPGERMAELLAVHPVAAHRELAREVVAWFHPGADLDSAEARFRSVAKGGIPENLPTVSVAAAELDDSVDPGRISMAKLVVLAGLEPSNGAARKLIQNRGLKVHGEPYVDPQGQVQRTDLEKEGGLVLQKGKDKFARLVLSS